The Streptomyces nigra genome includes the window CCGCAAGGGAGACGCCATCCTGGCGTCCTACGGGGCCGCCGGCCGGGACCCCCGGATCCACGGTGAGACGGCAGGAAGCTTCGATATCACCCGCACCGACAAACGCCACGTCGCCTTCGGTCATGGAGTCCACTTCTGCCTCGGCGCTCCCCTGGCCCGCGCGGAGGCCACCGAAGCACTCCCCCGGCTGTTCGCACGCTTCCCCCGTATGCGCCTCGCCGTCCCGGTGGACGACCTGCATCCGCTCCCCAGCATCATGGGCAACGGCCACACATCACTCCCTGTACACCTCGGCCCTGTGTGACGGCAGTTGCAGGGCCGGTCGCCGTCAGCGGCCGGCCCCACGCCTCTCGGGTCAAGCCCGCATCGCTCAGCCGATCGTGCGCTCCGCCCCCGCGCGACAGTCGGACAGTCGGCGAAAGACATCAGGATCAAGTCCGCTGGAGAGTCAGGGCGTGAGCCATTCGACTCTTCTAAGGCTCACGCAGGATTTCCTCATGCGGCTCGGCAGTGCGGGCCACCGGGCCACGTCCCTACGATCGGCACGCCAGCGCGAGGTGGGCCGCGGCTTGTCCGTCCGATCTGATGCACATGCGACCGGTGCGGGCTGCATGCGGTCGCTCGCCCCAGCGCGTCTCGGTTCGTGGGCCCGGAGCTTCCCGACGTTCTCGCGCTCGCGGACGTCATCCTGTCGCGCAGTGGGGCCGGGACCTTGGCGGAGCTCACCGCTCTCGGCAAGCCGGCCGTGTTCATCCCGCTTGCCACCTCGGCGGGGAACGAGCAGGCGCACAACGCCCGCCACCTGCAAGAGGCCGGGGCCGCCGTGGCGCTGCTCGGTGACGTCACGGGGGTCTGCGAGACGCCGTGGGCCCGCTCCTCGCCGATCCCGCGCGGCGGGCCGAGATGGCGCGGCGGGCCGAGATTGCGCGGCGGTGCCAGGGCACATGGGAGACCAGATGTGGCGGAGCGGCTCGTGGACGTGATCCTTTCCGCCGCGTCCAGCTGAGCCGAGCGCGGTTACGGAAGGCGGCGGCCGCCGAGCACGATGTACAGCGCCCTGCCCACGTCCATCAGCACGGCACAGGCGATAGCGCACAGGCTCCCCGAGAGGAGACCGTCTCAGCCGGGTACGACGTTGAAGGTGACCGACTCAGTTCCCGTCTGTCGCCAGTCCGTCGTGACGTCAGCCTTCAGGGTGTAGGACCCGGGCTCGTCCAGGCTGTCCTCGAAGTTGAACAAAGTGATGCTCGGCGGGCGGCACCGCCCGCTCGTCACGCGCCGCACCACTTCCGAACCACGGCTCAGCGTCCACTGGACGTAGCACCCGCGGTCCAGGCGGCCGGTGTCGTCGTACACCTCGGTGTTGGCCCCCGGCCGCGATCCCACGCGATAGGTGTCTGGCCCGGTCTTCCCGGACGAGCCCAACTTGATCCGTACGACCAGCGGAGCCGTGTGCCCAGGGCTCTGAACGACGGCGGCTCTGGAAGGCTCTTCCTCGACAGGCTGCGTCACGGGCTCACGTGCCGGCTCGGAGACGTTCGGCTCCTCGTCCGGCGCAGGCATGTCCTCCTCCTGCGTCGGGGCCGCTTGCGTGGCGGCCGGCGTGTGCGGGGTCGTGTCGGTGTCCGTTGCGGTAGGGGCCGCGACCGATGGCGGAGCGGAGTCCGTTCCTTTCAGCTCCTTCACACCGACGATCAGGCCCACCACGGCGGCGACGACGCCGATGATGACAATGACCGGGTGGTCGGCCAGGCTTCCACGCCCAGAGCTCATGATGGTCCTCCCCCGTCGGCTCCCCCAGGTCCCGGGCGACGCGCTGACGCCCGGTGCCGATGGGGCAGACCATAGCCAAAAGGCCACCGCTCCGAGACCGGTTCCGCACCTTGCAGCCGCTTGCGATGGAGCGCGAGGAGCGCCCGGTTCGGGGCTCGTGGTGGATCCCGGACGGGGCTCGCTGCGCCGGGGTGGACGGCTAGGATTGCCTGACTCTCGCCTTGCCGTCCTCCACACCCTCCTCGGTGGGAAATCACCGATACCGGATGGTGGCGTACGCAGGCGGCGCCATCGTCGCGACGGTGCTGCCGTCAGCGGTCGATGGCGGGCAGGTGGGCCAGGCCGGTGTCGATCATGATGCGGTCGACGGTCTCGTGCAAGGCACTGTCGGCGCCGATGACGGTTTCGATCCCGCTGGGCAATAGATCGAGCTCCCGGTACCAGTCCCGCAGTTGGGCCTCGTTGACATCGTCGGCGATCGGCTTGCTCGAGTGCCGGGCCAGAGTTTCGCCGAGCGGTACGTGTAGGTAGTAGCCGTGGGTCACGCCGCGGTGGTCGGCACGCAGTTGGGCCAGCATGTCGCCGTATCGGTCGGCGTACAGGATGCCTTCGACCACGACGTGGAACCCGGCGTCCAGGGCGTAGCGGGCCGTCACATCGATCAGGCCGATATTCGCCGCGCCGGGCCGGTCGCGCTCGCGGAGCACGGTACGGCGGAGGTTGTCCTGGCCCACCAGGGCCAGGCCGCGGCCGAACCGCTCGCGCAGGCCGCGCGCGACGGACGACTTCCCTGACGCGCTGTTGCCACGCAGGATGACCAGCCGTGTGTCTTCACTGCCCACCATCACGCCCATGACGCTACCCACGAGCACGGACACCGACTCCGGCTCCGACTCCGACTCCGACTCCGACTCCGACTCCGACTCCGACCAGGCAATGCGGAGCCAGCCGGTACGTCCATGGAGCGGAGCCGGTGTGCCACAGGCGCCCCGGGCACCAGTGGATCCCCCACAGGGGCCGAATGGAACGGGTCACCAGCGGACGCGCAGCACGCCATCGCTGTCGGGCAGTGCGGCGCAAAGCAGTGGTTGGCGTTCGTCGATGTACACGGGCAGGGCGCAGGCCGCTCGGGCATCGGCCACCAGGGCGGCGAGTTCCCTGTGGTCGGTGTCGTCGACGACCGCGTGTCTGATCGTCCCGTTCTGCATCTCCCAGACGAACTCAACGGATCCCTCGTCCGGCAGCGTGGCGAGGACCGCGCCGACATCGGGGTTCAGATCAGGCCAGACGGTCAGGAGGGCGCGCGGGCTGAGGCTGGCACGCACCGCATCGAGGTTCTGCGGCGTGAGACGGTGGAAGCGGGCCGCGTTGCGGAGATAGCCCTCCTCCAGGAGCACCGCCTCGCGTGAAGCCAGCTCGGTGCGCACGCGCGCCCAGAACCCATCATCGGCCGCCACTGTCACTTCCGGCTCATCCAGCTCCGCCGCGTAGGGGGACATCGTCATCGGTTCCGGGAAGAGGCCGAGTTCCCGGGTACGGGCCACAGCGTCCGTGCAGGGCCGGTCGCTGCCCACATACACGTACTGGTCCCATCCGACATGCACGGTGAGCCTGTCCCCCGTCTCCAGACGACACCAGGCACCTTGGCCGCGGAGCATGACCCGGACCAGTTCCAGAGCGACCGGAAGGGAGACCTCGGCCCCGTCGTGGTAGCCGGAGAGGTCGGGGGGAAAGAGCCCGTCGAGGCCATGTCCCGTATCCGACGGTTCCACGCCGAAGTGGACGAACCCAGCGACTCCAGGATCGCGGATCTCCAGCCGATCGATGCCCGAGGCCTCCGCGAAGGCGGCGATCGCGGCGAGGTACGCGGCTTCCACGGGCCCGTGATCGCTGACCGCCTCCTCGGCACCGGTGTAGTGGCCGTGTTCATCCCGGTCAGCCGGGTCGTACTTGGTCATCCGGTGGACGAAGGACGGCGGCACGTCGCTCCCTGCGAGGTGAGTAGGGGTGTCAGCTGCTGAGGTCGTACACACCCCAGGTCGTGAACGGCTCATCCTGAACGTAGATCCTGCTTCCCCGGCCGACTGTTCGCCGACGGCCGGGGGCAGAGCCGTCGGGCAGGGTGAGCAGGCCGACGCCCGTTGGCTCGACGGATGTTTCGCTGATCTCTGCATGGGCGAGTCGGTCCCCGTCTTCGCCGTAGCCGCCGTAGAAGGTGACTCGCTCGCCGTGGACGGCCACGGCTTTGGCGCCCCGCACGCGGTTCGCCCATACCCGCACGGGCCGATGGGTGCGGTCGGGGCGTATCTCGACGAGCGGGAAGTCCGTGTACGGGCACGCCCAGGCGGTGGTGCCCGACACGTTCAGGGCGTAGCAGTCGAAGAGCCCCGGGATGTCGGCGTCGTCTGACGTCCAGGCGAGTCGGCCCGTAGCGGTCCAGCAGCGGATTCCCACCGGGTTCTCGTCGAAGTGGCCGACCCAGATACGGCCGGCCTCGTCCACGAGGAGGTGCTCGATGGCGTCCCCGACGGAGAAGGACGAGGTCTCACGGCCGAGCGCGTCGAAGACCTGGACCTGGTTCGCATCCGCGTCTCGGCGTACGCGAGACGCGGCGACCACAAATCCACCGTCGGGTAGACGGTCCAGGCGCGGCCAACGGGCTCGGACGCCGTTCAGCTCGGTGAGTTCGACGCTGCCGTCCGGCTCGGCGGAAACTACCAGCGCGTCAAAGGGCCGGACGGCATCGCCAGGCTGCGGAGCGCGTTCGGCAAGCAGCCAGTGGGCGGTGCCGGAAACGTCGACGGTACTGGTCAGGACATGGCGGTCGTGGTGCGCGTGGGGCAGATGGGCGTAAGGAACGAGGGCGGTCTTCTGCATGAGGCGGCTCTCCTGAGCGGGCGTTCGGTCACGGCCAACGGGTACTGCGGTCCAGCATCGGCGGTGCGCGAGCGGCGGAGAGCGGAGCGGGATGCCTAGAGGGCATGGCCCGTTCTGGTCGTCATGCTGTGATCATGGTCGACAACCGACCTTGGGACAAGCCGTTTTGGGCGCAGCTCGGTGAGGCAGCCGCCGGAGTAGCCGCCAGGACGGGGCCTGGCTGACGACGTCGCGCGGGGATGGCCTGCGGGCTCCGGACGTCGAGCGGCGCGCCACGAACGCTGACTGACTGGGCAGGTGATCTGGCGTGGCACGGGCTGGTCGCGGGCACGCCCTCGATGAACGACCTTGAGCGGAGTGTCCATAGCCGCCACGCTCAGGCGACCGCGACGGCCCACCAGCTCAATGGGCTCCCCAACTAGTCGCTCACTGTTGAAGCGCAGATCTCGTCCCGTCCCGGGCGCGGGTAACCGATCTCAGCGATGTCCTCGGCCAGGTCTGCCAGGGTGACCTCCGCGTTCAGCCATGACACGAGCCTCTCATCCAGCGGTCGCAAGGCATACACGTAACGCACCGCTTCCAGGTCCACGGGAACCTCGTAGTAGTCCTCGGCGAAGCGCTGGAACGCCCGCGGTGAGCGGTCGACCAGGAGCCCGAACAGGCCCGTTGCCCCGTCGGGATCGGAGTACCCGGCCGGGAAGTCGATTGCGCCGTGCCGCCACTGATCATCCGTCGCCTCCCGCCACAGGCAGGCCGTCACGACGGGGACGTCGTCCTCATCGGTGAACGCCGGCTCCTCCACGAAGGGTTTGAAGGCATCTGGCACGTCATCGATCACCCCCGGCCAGGGCTCGCCATCGTTGGCATACGGGCTCATCGGTGCTTCGTGGGCGAAGCCACGGACGTAGGCCCCGGCCTTCGAGAACGCGATGAAGTACTCGTCCCCCGACCCGTTGCGCATCGACGCCATCTCCTCACCGTCGGCCCAGCCGGCGTTGAAGGAGTGGTAGCGGCCTTCCCAGTCAGGGCACAAGATCGCATCGAGCATCGCCAGTGAGCGGCACAGATCCCGCAGTTCAGCGATGGAAGGGAGCCTGCGAGCTACGTCATGGACAGTCACGTACTCATTCAACCGGAGGCCTCTGACAACCAAATCTCGTCGAGCGTGCCGAGCAGCAGGCGTCGGTCCACCTCGCGTTACTGCGAAGCGAGTTCGGTGGTGTGCAGGTCGTTCTTGTCGGCCTACGCGTCACTGCGGCCGTTGCGGTCCGGCCGGTGGGCGGGCAGGCGCGGCGCGGATGGGCTCCGTCCTTGGGCGGCGGCGAAAACCGCGTCGATATCGACAGTGCCGATGCCCACGCGGGCAGGAACGGCCTCACTACGGGAGCCGGTACATGCAAGTGGCGAGAGCTGGTTGGCGAGACCCCCGTTGCTGGTCTATACCAAGTACGTCAGTCCCAGTATCCTCACCGTGTCCGGCCAGGAGCACACGGTTCACTCCCCCACACCCCCCACAGATCGCGCGCTGTCGCCGACGGCCCCGCACGATCGGCCCGGGCAGCGACGCGACCTGCCGATTCACCGCCTCCAGGAGGAACTCGGTGAAAGTTCGCACCAGAAGCTCGGCGATCATCGGCACCATCTGTCTCGTCGCCTCACTCGCCCTGACCACGGCATCCGCCGACGAGCCCGCTGCCGCACGGCAGACAGCACAGATCACTCTCAGGCAAGTGGCCACGGCCAAGAACCCCACGGCCGGCGCCGCCGGACCCGGAGGGAGACTCTGGGTCGCCGAACGCGCCGGCACAGTCCGAGTCCTGGGCGACAAGGGCGGCCTCGGCAAGCCCGTCCTGGACATATCCGCCGAGACCACCACCGACGGCGAACGCGGCCTTCTCGGCATCGCGTTCGACAGGAAGCACGCCCACTTCTACATCTCGTTCACCAACCTCGAAGGCACCAGCACAGTGGACGAGTTCGCCGTACGCAAAGGCAGGATCCAGCCGCACACCCGCCGCACCGTCCTCACCCAGACCCAGCCCTACGCGAACCACAACGGCGGCGACATCAAGATCGGCCCCGACGGATACCTGTACATCGCGCTCGGCGACGGAGGCTCGGGCGGAGACCCGCACGGCAACGGACAGAACCTCGGTACGCTGCTGGGCAAACTGCTGCGGATCGACCCCAGAGGCGGCACGCCCTACGCGATCCCGGCGGACAACCCGTTCGTGAACACGCCGGGCGCCAAGGGCGAGATCTGGTCGTACGGGCTGCGCAACCCCTGGCGGTTCTCCTTCGACGCGGGCACGGGCGACCTGCTGATCGGCGACGTCGGCCAGAACGACTGGGAGGAGATCGACTGGGCCCCCGCGAGCAGCAGGGGCGGAGAGAACTACGGCTGGGGCCAGATGGAGGGCACCCATCCCTTCCGTGGCGGCACGGAACCCGTGAACCACGTACCGCCGGTCCATGAGTACGACCGCAGCAACTTCGGCTGCTCGGTGACCGGCGGCTACGTCTACCGGGGCAAGGCGATCCCCGCCCTCAGGGGCCAGTACGTCTTCAGCGATTACTGCGACGGCACCATCCGCTCGCTGGAGACGAAGAACGGCAAGGTGACAGCCGTGAACGACCTCGGGGTCAACGGCGGCGAGATCATCTCCTTCGCACAGGACCGCAACGGCGAACTGTACGTCTTCACCATCGGCGGCAGCCTCTCCCGTATCGACGCCGCGTAGCGACCCGGCAGCCGGCAGCCGGGTGGCGAAGGACCACCCGGCGGTGCCGCCTGACCGCCTCCGCAGGCACTCGCAACCACCCGGGCGTCCTCGTACCGCGCCAGACAGTGCGGCGCGAGGACGCCAAGTGCGCCGGCCGTCCCCGCCGCATCGGGCATTGTCAGTGGTGGCAGGCAGGATGACGGGCATGACGACAGCTGCAGTTGTGATCACGGATGCCGCCGCCTACGCGCAGGCGGTCGAGGACGCGGTGAAGGCGTCGGCCGCCTACTACGCGAACGGGGAGTCGGCTCTGGACGATGACGCCTACGACCGACTGGTGCGAGGCATCGCCGTGTGGGAGGCCGAGCATCCTGATCAGATACTGACCGCCTCTCCGACGGGGAAGGTCGCCGGTGGCGCCGTGGAGGGGGATGTCCCGCACACGGTGGCGATGCTGAGTCTGGACAACGTCTTCTCGGCGGAGGAGTTCGGCGCCTGGACCGCCTCGCTGGCCCGGCGCGTCGGCCACGAGGTCGAGCAGTTCAGCGTCGAGCCGAAGCTGGACGGGCTCGCGATCGCCGCACGGTACGTCGACGGCCGCCTGAGCCGGCTGATCACACGCGGGGACGGGATGGCCGGGGAGGACATCTCACACGCGATCGGCACCATCGAGGGCCTGCCGCAAGAACTCTCCGAGCCGGTCACCGTGGAAGTACGCGGCGAAGTCCTGATGACGACAGCTCAGTTCGAGCACGCCAACGAGGTGCGCTCCGCGCACGGCGGACAGCCTTTCGCCAACCCGCGCGGCGCCGCGGCGGGCACCCTGCGCGCCAAGGAGCGCGCCTACACCGTGCCGACGACGTTCTTCGGCTACGGTCTGCTGCCCCTGCCCGACACCGAGAGCTCGCTCGCCGTGCAGCTGGGCGACCTCACACACAGCGACCTCATGGTTCAGGCCGCCGCGTACGGGATCAACACCACCGCCTCCACCGACGTGCCCGGCGTCACCGCCGACACCGTCGAGCAAGTGCTGGCCCGGGTGCAGGAGATCGCCGCGGTGCGGGCCGAGCTGCCGTTCGGGATCGACGGGATCGTCATCAAGGCCGACCTGGCCGCCGATCAGCAGGCCGCCGGATCGGGTTCGCGTGCCCCGCGCTGGGCGATCGCCTACAAGCTGCCCGCCGTCGAGAAGATCACCCGGCTGCTGGAGGTGGAGTGGAACGTCGGCCGCACCGGCATCATCGCCCCGCGTGCCGTGCTGGAACCGGTGGAGATCGACGGCGCCACCATCACGTACGCCACCCTGCACAACCCTGCCGACATCACTCGCCGAGACCTGCGGTTGGGCGACCACGTCATGGTGTACCGGGCCGGTGACGTCATACCGCGCGTCGAGGCACCCGTCGCCCACCTGCGCACCGGCGAGGAACAGCCCATCGTCTTCCCCGACGTCTGTCCGCGATGCGGCTCGGACATCGACACCGGTGAGCAGCGCTGGCGCTGTGCGAACGGCCGCAACTGCCACCTCGTCGCCTCCCTCTCCTACGCAGCCGGTCGCGATCAGCTCGACATCGAGGGCCTCGGGCACACACGCGTCGTCCAGCTGGTGGAGGCGGGCCTGGTCACCGACCTCGCGGACCTGTTCACACTCACCCGCCAGCAGCTCCTCGGCCTGGACCGCATGGGTGAGACCAGCACCGACAACCTCCTCGCCGCACTCGCGGCAGCCAAGGGCCAGCCCCTCTCGCGCGTGCTGTGCGCGCTCGGCGTCCGCGGCACCGGCCGCTCCATGTCCCGTCGCATCGCCCGGCACTTCGCCACCATGGACAACATTCGTGCCGCAGATGCAGAAGCGATGCAGCAGGTCGAGGGCATCGGCACCGAGAAGGCCCCCTCGATCATCGCCGAACTCGCCGAACTCGCATCGCTGATCGACAAACTCGCCGCCGCCGGAGTCAACATGACCGAACCTGGCGCGACCCCGCCCCCTCCGCCCGGCAGCGCCTCCGACGAATCCGACGAGCAGACCGAAGGTACGGGCGGCCCGCTGGCCGGGATGACCGTGGTCGTCACCGGCGCGATGACCGGCCCCCTGGAGAAGCTCAGCCGCAACCAGATGAACGAACTCATCGAACAGGCCGGCGGCCGCTCCTCCTCCAGCGTCTCCAAGAAGACCACCCTCGTCGTCGCCGGAGACGGCGCCGGGTCCAAGCGAGCCAAGGCCGATAGTCTCGGCATCCGCCTGGCCACCCCGGACGAGTTCGCCACGCTGG containing:
- a CDS encoding RNA-binding protein, with protein sequence MTKYDPADRDEHGHYTGAEEAVSDHGPVEAAYLAAIAAFAEASGIDRLEIRDPGVAGFVHFGVEPSDTGHGLDGLFPPDLSGYHDGAEVSLPVALELVRVMLRGQGAWCRLETGDRLTVHVGWDQYVYVGSDRPCTDAVARTRELGLFPEPMTMSPYAAELDEPEVTVAADDGFWARVRTELASREAVLLEEGYLRNAARFHRLTPQNLDAVRASLSPRALLTVWPDLNPDVGAVLATLPDEGSVEFVWEMQNGTIRHAVVDDTDHRELAALVADARAACALPVYIDERQPLLCAALPDSDGVLRVRW
- a CDS encoding AAA family ATPase → MVGSEDTRLVILRGNSASGKSSVARGLRERFGRGLALVGQDNLRRTVLRERDRPGAANIGLIDVTARYALDAGFHVVVEGILYADRYGDMLAQLRADHRGVTHGYYLHVPLGETLARHSSKPIADDVNEAQLRDWYRELDLLPSGIETVIGADSALHETVDRIMIDTGLAHLPAIDR
- a CDS encoding PQQ-dependent sugar dehydrogenase codes for the protein MKVRTRSSAIIGTICLVASLALTTASADEPAAARQTAQITLRQVATAKNPTAGAAGPGGRLWVAERAGTVRVLGDKGGLGKPVLDISAETTTDGERGLLGIAFDRKHAHFYISFTNLEGTSTVDEFAVRKGRIQPHTRRTVLTQTQPYANHNGGDIKIGPDGYLYIALGDGGSGGDPHGNGQNLGTLLGKLLRIDPRGGTPYAIPADNPFVNTPGAKGEIWSYGLRNPWRFSFDAGTGDLLIGDVGQNDWEEIDWAPASSRGGENYGWGQMEGTHPFRGGTEPVNHVPPVHEYDRSNFGCSVTGGYVYRGKAIPALRGQYVFSDYCDGTIRSLETKNGKVTAVNDLGVNGGEIISFAQDRNGELYVFTIGGSLSRIDAA
- the ligA gene encoding NAD-dependent DNA ligase LigA, producing MTGMTTAAVVITDAAAYAQAVEDAVKASAAYYANGESALDDDAYDRLVRGIAVWEAEHPDQILTASPTGKVAGGAVEGDVPHTVAMLSLDNVFSAEEFGAWTASLARRVGHEVEQFSVEPKLDGLAIAARYVDGRLSRLITRGDGMAGEDISHAIGTIEGLPQELSEPVTVEVRGEVLMTTAQFEHANEVRSAHGGQPFANPRGAAAGTLRAKERAYTVPTTFFGYGLLPLPDTESSLAVQLGDLTHSDLMVQAAAYGINTTASTDVPGVTADTVEQVLARVQEIAAVRAELPFGIDGIVIKADLAADQQAAGSGSRAPRWAIAYKLPAVEKITRLLEVEWNVGRTGIIAPRAVLEPVEIDGATITYATLHNPADITRRDLRLGDHVMVYRAGDVIPRVEAPVAHLRTGEEQPIVFPDVCPRCGSDIDTGEQRWRCANGRNCHLVASLSYAAGRDQLDIEGLGHTRVVQLVEAGLVTDLADLFTLTRQQLLGLDRMGETSTDNLLAALAAAKGQPLSRVLCALGVRGTGRSMSRRIARHFATMDNIRAADAEAMQQVEGIGTEKAPSIIAELAELASLIDKLAAAGVNMTEPGATPPPPPGSASDESDEQTEGTGGPLAGMTVVVTGAMTGPLEKLSRNQMNELIEQAGGRSSSSVSKKTTLVVAGDGAGSKRAKADSLGIRLATPDEFATLVADYLN